In a single window of the Campylobacter fetus subsp. testudinum 03-427 genome:
- a CDS encoding methylenetetrahydrofolate reductase family protein (Pfam match to PF02219.13 MTHFR), whose translation MLKKKIKDNTPGILLYGLTPPKLNLTHEEAMVVAKKQLERLENRGIDGLVIYDLQDESNRNESERTFEFCGTIKPEIYHKEFLKSAYPAVIYKAVGNYTQDEFCRFLNDSGENLSVFVGTSSKKDSPKLSLDMAYKLKKEQGRDITLGGICIPERHEKKGDEDLRVAGKTIKGCEFFITQAVYNLEHAKRFLDDYSNLNIKKVPIIFTFTPCGSLKTLEFMRWLGISVPKQFENRLFESDDPLKASVNLSLDMFEFLYKYGRAKGISVGANVESISTRKVEIEASVELVSGIKSIIS comes from the coding sequence GGGAATTTTGTTATATGGTCTGACGCCTCCTAAACTAAATTTAACTCACGAAGAAGCAATGGTGGTTGCAAAAAAGCAGTTAGAAAGACTAGAAAATAGAGGCATTGATGGATTAGTCATATATGATTTGCAAGATGAAAGCAACAGAAACGAAAGTGAGCGTACATTTGAGTTTTGCGGAACCATTAAACCAGAAATTTACCACAAAGAGTTCTTAAAATCAGCCTATCCAGCAGTCATTTATAAAGCTGTGGGAAACTATACGCAAGATGAATTTTGTAGATTTTTAAATGATTCTGGTGAAAATTTAAGCGTATTTGTAGGCACTAGCTCCAAAAAAGACAGTCCAAAACTAAGTCTTGATATGGCTTATAAACTTAAAAAAGAGCAAGGTCGCGATATAACTTTAGGTGGTATCTGCATACCAGAAAGACACGAGAAAAAAGGTGATGAAGATCTGCGTGTTGCTGGAAAAACTATAAAAGGCTGTGAGTTTTTTATCACTCAAGCCGTGTATAACTTAGAACATGCTAAACGATTTTTAGATGATTATTCAAATTTAAATATCAAAAAAGTACCTATTATATTTACATTTACGCCTTGTGGGAGTTTAAAAACGCTTGAGTTTATGCGTTGGCTTGGAATTTCAGTACCCAAACAGTTTGAAAATAGACTTTTTGAAAGCGATGATCCACTTAAAGCTTCTGTAAATTTAAGCCTTGATATGTTTGAGTTTTTATACAAATACGGACGCGCAAAAGGCATTAGCGTAGGTGCAAATGTAGAAAGCATATCTACTAGGAAAGTTGAGATTGAAGCTTCAGTTGAGCTTGTAAGCGGGATAAAAAGCATCATTTCTTAG
- a CDS encoding SAM-dependent methyltransferase (Pfam matches to PF10119.5 MethyTransf_Reg, and to PF13847.2 Methyltransf_31), whose amino-acid sequence MKDVKQTYDDFPYKSKPFANSSIYKLESIATLLGLSPAPAHNARVLEIGCSFGGNLIMSAISNPKSEFIGIDISETQINLGKKLIKDMKIKNLKLMQLDISHVTQELGKFDYVISHGVYSWVPDDVKNAILGGGRKLLADHGIMYVSYNTYPGWKYKDILRDLMIYSSKNETSDIAKLDQSKHILKSYVEYINALPDGSMRKNGFSAIMLENAKNITDSYENYYILHEYLETFNDPCYFYEFVERAKNQDLEYLIDASMTPTYLTGIDGLPQNARPNERIQKEQYGDFLSNRSFRSSVLTTSKNASSITDALNGTFKKTDIDKLHFFGKFNITDNYIEDKNKVVKYQTTYSWIAQEFNSNYPNSLNSAYFLEKYPQKKNEIYEALMKFVCYGSINFTNMELKALAYKPNETKIKQNYENYIKYFSKESDPVITMATALNILVGEMTAQDAKFALMFDGKNSIDDIVLAVKKFLKTGKQNFTRTKSDGTTIVVTDQAEIEATCTDYVLALEQKLRNAYYFEAI is encoded by the coding sequence ATGAAAGATGTAAAACAGACGTATGATGATTTTCCCTACAAATCAAAACCATTCGCAAATAGCTCAATATACAAACTCGAATCCATAGCTACTTTACTAGGTCTCTCCCCTGCTCCTGCCCATAATGCAAGAGTTCTTGAGATAGGATGTAGTTTTGGTGGAAATCTTATAATGAGCGCCATTTCTAATCCTAAATCCGAATTTATAGGTATAGATATATCCGAAACTCAGATAAATTTAGGAAAAAAACTTATCAAAGATATGAAAATTAAAAACTTAAAACTTATGCAGCTTGATATTTCTCACGTTACGCAAGAACTTGGAAAATTTGATTACGTTATCTCTCATGGTGTTTATAGTTGGGTTCCAGATGATGTTAAAAACGCGATATTGGGGGGGGGTAGGAAGCTTTTAGCCGATCATGGTATAATGTATGTATCATACAACACCTATCCAGGATGGAAATATAAAGATATACTAAGAGATCTTATGATCTACTCTTCTAAAAACGAAACTAGCGATATAGCTAAACTTGACCAATCAAAACATATACTCAAATCATACGTTGAATACATCAATGCTCTTCCTGATGGAAGTATGAGAAAAAATGGATTTAGCGCAATAATGCTTGAAAATGCAAAAAACATAACAGATTCATATGAAAACTATTACATTTTGCACGAATACTTAGAGACGTTTAATGATCCTTGCTACTTTTATGAGTTCGTGGAGAGAGCAAAAAATCAAGATCTTGAATACCTCATAGACGCTTCCATGACTCCTACTTACCTAACTGGCATTGATGGACTTCCACAAAACGCCAGACCAAATGAACGCATACAAAAAGAGCAGTATGGGGATTTTTTATCTAATAGATCGTTTCGTTCAAGCGTACTTACGACTAGCAAAAACGCAAGTTCGATAACTGATGCATTAAACGGAACATTCAAAAAAACAGATATCGACAAGCTGCACTTTTTTGGTAAATTTAATATAACAGATAATTATATAGAAGATAAAAATAAAGTGGTAAAATACCAAACAACTTATAGTTGGATAGCCCAAGAGTTCAACTCAAACTATCCAAATAGCTTAAACTCAGCCTACTTTTTGGAAAAATATCCGCAAAAAAAGAATGAAATCTATGAAGCATTGATGAAATTTGTATGTTACGGAAGTATTAATTTTACAAATATGGAACTAAAAGCTCTTGCATACAAGCCAAATGAAACTAAGATAAAACAGAACTATGAAAACTACATAAAGTACTTCAGCAAAGAATCAGACCCAGTGATCACTATGGCGACTGCTTTAAATATACTAGTTGGAGAAATGACTGCGCAAGACGCTAAATTTGCACTTATGTTCGATGGAAAAAATAGTATAGATGATATTGTTTTAGCTGTTAAAAAGTTTTTAAAAACAGGAAAACAGAATTTTACTAGAACAAAAAGCGACGGAACAACCATAGTCGTAACAGATCAAGCAGAGATAGAAGCTACTTGCACAGACTATGTTTTAGCGCTTGAGCAAAAGCTTAGAAACGCTTATTATTTTGAAGCTATTTAA
- the sixA gene encoding phosphohistidine phosphatase (Pfam match to PF00300.18 His_Phos_1) has protein sequence MKKIYFIRHAKAIKEASSDFDRDLNDKGKMNAKFMGRRLKKHSVIPDVIFSSPAKRAIKTANLISKEIGYKKDIKIVKELYEASLESIFKFLNSLNDELNSVFIIGHNPSLTEICEFLSDSDIGNIPTSGIFCIEFEGSFEHIKESHAHALFFDYPKKH, from the coding sequence GTGAAAAAAATATACTTTATAAGGCATGCAAAAGCTATCAAAGAAGCTAGTAGTGATTTTGATAGAGATCTAAACGATAAGGGTAAAATGAATGCTAAATTTATGGGTAGAAGATTAAAAAAACATAGTGTTATACCAGATGTGATATTTTCATCACCTGCAAAAAGAGCGATCAAAACCGCAAATTTAATATCAAAAGAGATAGGATATAAAAAAGATATAAAAATCGTAAAAGAACTTTATGAAGCTAGTTTAGAAAGTATATTTAAATTTTTAAATAGTCTAAACGATGAACTAAACAGCGTTTTTATAATAGGTCATAATCCGAGTTTAACTGAGATTTGCGAGTTTCTTAGTGATTCAGATATTGGAAATATCCCGACTAGCGGAATATTTTGCATAGAGTTTGAGGGGAGTTTTGAGCATATCAAAGAGAGCCATGCTCACGCGCTATTTTTTGATTATCCAAAGAAGCATTAA
- a CDS encoding putative protein (DUF455 domain) (Pfam match to PF04305.10 DUF455), whose protein sequence is MSFFDKVWEVLNESCLETKFFKFEQLFFKFKNDEYEFDFDFIPKSLTTPSYAKICDVCEMKELKNHKNADKDAFFLHSIAHIEYSAIDIALDACYRFLNLPKEYYFDWLEVAGDEIRHFKMINEKLESTGHHYGDFTVHNGLFIAMQKTANSLIDRMAVIPRFMEANGLDANLFMMKKITNDKQKNYLLDLLKTIHNEEIDHVKKGDKWFKFACKEQGVDPKEWINIVLKHYPKAFHTKRELDVKHRLMAGFDQNEIDKIINLQEK, encoded by the coding sequence ATGAGTTTTTTTGATAAAGTTTGGGAAGTTCTAAATGAAAGCTGTTTAGAAACTAAGTTTTTTAAATTTGAACAGCTATTTTTTAAATTTAAAAACGACGAATACGAGTTTGATTTTGATTTTATCCCAAAAAGTCTTACAACTCCTAGTTACGCTAAAATATGTGATGTATGTGAGATGAAGGAGCTAAAAAATCACAAAAATGCAGACAAAGACGCATTTTTTCTACACTCCATAGCGCATATCGAATACAGTGCCATAGACATCGCTCTTGATGCTTGTTATAGGTTTTTAAATTTGCCAAAAGAGTATTATTTCGACTGGCTTGAAGTAGCGGGTGATGAGATAAGGCATTTTAAAATGATAAATGAAAAATTGGAAAGTACTGGTCATCATTATGGCGATTTTACCGTACATAACGGACTTTTTATAGCTATGCAAAAGACTGCAAACTCACTCATAGATAGAATGGCGGTGATACCTAGATTTATGGAAGCAAACGGACTTGACGCAAATTTATTTATGATGAAAAAAATCACAAACGATAAACAGAAAAATTATCTTTTAGATCTATTAAAAACGATACACAATGAAGAGATAGATCACGTTAAAAAAGGCGATAAATGGTTTAAATTTGCCTGTAAGGAGCAGGGCGTTGATCCAAAAGAGTGGATAAATATAGTTTTAAAACACTATCCAAAAGCGTTTCATACAAAAAGAGAGCTTGACGTAAAGCATAGGCTAATGGCTGGATTTGATCAAAACGAGATCGATAAAATTATAAATTTACAGGAGAAATAG
- a CDS encoding putative membrane protein (rhomboid family) (Pfam match to PF01694.18 Rhomboid) — protein sequence MTATPFLIAINAVVYFLEYFVYNSRSFGIFFGLNELFFEGAYWQLITTMFLHGSLMHLLMNMAVLYQFGMLLERYLGYVRFLLLYIVGGVITSALSLSYLIFANVNLVGASGAISVLLGFMANLDRYSRKGLIIAILLMSFAPLLLGVNVAWYAHLFGFAIGYLAAFLKVFR from the coding sequence TTGACAGCAACTCCGTTTCTCATAGCTATAAATGCCGTTGTGTATTTTTTAGAATATTTTGTTTATAATTCACGCTCATTTGGTATATTTTTTGGATTGAATGAACTTTTCTTTGAAGGCGCATACTGGCAACTTATAACTACTATGTTTTTACACGGATCGCTTATGCATTTACTTATGAATATGGCTGTATTATATCAATTTGGTATGCTTTTAGAAAGATATCTTGGATACGTGAGATTTTTGTTATTATATATAGTAGGCGGAGTTATAACCAGTGCTCTTAGCCTTAGTTATTTAATATTTGCAAATGTAAATTTAGTAGGAGCTAGCGGAGCTATAAGCGTTCTTTTAGGATTTATGGCAAATCTTGATAGATATAGCAGAAAAGGGCTTATCATCGCGATCTTGTTGATGAGTTTTGCTCCGCTTTTACTTGGTGTAAATGTTGCTTGGTACGCACATCTTTTTGGATTTGCCATAGGTTATTTAGCTGCTTTTTTAAAGGTGTTTAGATGA
- the lldE gene encoding NAD-independent L-lactate dehydrogenase LldEFG, oxidoreductase subunit (Pfam matches to PF02754.12 CCG, and to PF02754.12 CCG), which translates to MQDKVYLYATCLGSATMGRMVVSAAKLLQNCGVEVIFKKDQTCCGQPSYNSGYFEESKKIALYNVELFSEDYPILVPSGSCAGMMIHDYVELFENDPNYEKVKKFSSRVMDLCEFLDTKLPLADKGDPIKVTWHSNCHALRVTKSIEHAKNLIRKLNNVELIELEREEECCGFGGTFAVKEPEISNAMAKAKIDDIKKTGVKYLISADGGCLMNIAGTMSKMGEDIKSIHLYDFLLKRTEGGLI; encoded by the coding sequence ATGCAAGATAAAGTCTATTTATATGCAACCTGTTTAGGCAGCGCTACTATGGGTAGAATGGTAGTAAGTGCTGCAAAACTGTTGCAAAATTGCGGTGTCGAAGTCATATTTAAAAAAGATCAAACTTGTTGCGGGCAACCAAGTTATAACTCCGGCTACTTTGAAGAAAGTAAAAAAATAGCTCTTTATAATGTGGAACTTTTTAGCGAAGACTACCCTATTTTAGTGCCTAGCGGATCTTGCGCTGGTATGATGATACATGATTACGTAGAGTTGTTTGAAAATGATCCAAATTACGAAAAAGTAAAAAAATTTAGCTCTCGAGTTATGGATTTATGTGAGTTTTTAGATACTAAACTTCCTCTTGCAGATAAAGGCGATCCTATAAAAGTAACGTGGCATAGCAATTGTCACGCTTTAAGAGTTACAAAAAGCATAGAACATGCAAAAAATTTGATAAGAAAACTAAATAACGTAGAGCTTATAGAACTTGAAAGAGAAGAAGAGTGTTGTGGATTTGGTGGAACTTTTGCAGTAAAAGAGCCTGAAATTTCAAATGCTATGGCAAAAGCAAAGATAGATGATATCAAAAAAACAGGAGTCAAATACCTAATAAGCGCAGATGGCGGCTGTCTTATGAATATAGCTGGAACTATGAGCAAAATGGGAGAAGATATAAAAAGTATCCATCTTTACGACTTTTTACTAAAACGCACAGAAGGAGGCTTAATATGA
- the lldF gene encoding NAD-independent L-lactate dehydrogenase LldEFG, iron-sulfur cluster subunit (Pfam matches to PF02589.11 DUF162, and to PF11870.4 DUF3390, and to PF13183.2 Fer4_8) gives MNAHENIVIQKLADKQMRANLDSAMHTLQTNRAKLINANFKDWQGLRQKGKFVKQKALNTLDERLIEFEKNATDNGFKIHWASTAEEACEIVYNMMVDKGVDTILKGKSMASEEIHLNHYLEERGMKPFETDLGEVIIQLISEPPVHIVVPAIHKNRYEIGEIFHEKWGAKKESEPEKLNAIARQKMREEFKTLKMGLSGVNFALSKEGAIWLIENEGNGRMCTTIPDILVSICGIEKVVESIEDAVTADTLLSPSATGQFITNYNNIISGPRQNGELDGPQECHIILLDNNRTNMLAHEEYSEALRCIRCGACMNFCPVYDKIGGHSYRAVYPGPIGEVISPQIFGMDNYGDIVSLCSLCGRCSEVCPVEIPLADLIRKLRRDKIGEGKNPPIGTSNLEKNRAEQIAFKGYCAMATSGFIWRMAMKSAGIFNNILQNGKWIPVISNWLNYKDLPDFKYDLHKEIKQIQGVRYE, from the coding sequence ATGAACGCACATGAAAATATAGTCATACAGAAGTTAGCCGATAAGCAGATGAGAGCAAATTTAGACTCTGCGATGCATACTCTTCAAACAAATAGAGCAAAACTGATAAATGCGAATTTTAAAGACTGGCAAGGTCTTAGACAAAAAGGCAAATTTGTAAAACAAAAAGCTTTAAATACTTTAGATGAGAGACTCATTGAATTTGAAAAAAATGCTACTGATAACGGATTTAAAATCCATTGGGCATCTACGGCGGAGGAAGCTTGTGAAATTGTATATAATATGATGGTGGATAAAGGTGTAGATACTATTTTAAAAGGTAAATCTATGGCTAGTGAGGAGATCCATTTAAATCACTACTTAGAAGAAAGAGGAATGAAACCTTTTGAAACTGATCTTGGTGAAGTTATAATACAGCTTATCTCAGAGCCTCCTGTTCATATAGTTGTACCAGCTATCCATAAAAATCGTTATGAAATAGGTGAAATATTTCATGAGAAATGGGGCGCAAAAAAAGAAAGCGAACCAGAAAAACTAAATGCTATAGCTAGACAAAAAATGAGAGAAGAGTTTAAAACTCTTAAAATGGGATTAAGTGGAGTAAATTTCGCCTTGTCAAAAGAAGGTGCGATATGGCTGATAGAAAATGAAGGCAATGGAAGAATGTGCACTACTATACCAGATATATTAGTTAGTATCTGTGGTATAGAAAAAGTAGTTGAGTCTATAGAAGACGCCGTCACTGCAGATACCCTGCTCTCACCGAGTGCTACTGGACAGTTTATTACTAATTATAACAACATAATCTCAGGACCGCGCCAAAATGGCGAACTTGATGGTCCCCAAGAGTGCCATATAATTCTTTTGGATAATAATAGAACAAATATGTTAGCGCATGAAGAGTACAGCGAAGCACTTAGATGTATTAGATGTGGTGCTTGTATGAATTTTTGCCCCGTATATGATAAGATCGGCGGTCATAGCTATAGAGCAGTATATCCAGGACCTATAGGAGAAGTTATAAGCCCTCAAATATTTGGTATGGATAATTACGGAGATATAGTATCTCTTTGTTCGCTTTGTGGTAGATGTTCAGAAGTTTGTCCAGTGGAAATTCCATTAGCAGATCTTATACGAAAATTAAGAAGAGATAAGATCGGCGAAGGTAAAAATCCTCCTATAGGAACATCAAATTTAGAAAAAAATAGAGCCGAACAAATAGCATTCAAAGGTTACTGCGCTATGGCAACTAGTGGATTTATCTGGAGAATGGCTATGAAAAGCGCAGGAATATTTAACAATATATTGCAAAATGGTAAATGGATACCAGTGATTAGCAACTGGTTAAACTACAAAGATCTTCCGGATTTTAAATACGATTTACATAAAGAGATTAAACAGATACAAGGGGTTAGATATGAGTAG
- the lldG gene encoding NAD-independent L-lactate dehydrogenase LldEFG, subunit LldG (Pfam match to PF02589.11 DUF162): MSSKEIILNKIKSSGYKMPNIDVSAPSQNPSSHIISADDDIYAEFTQRIVANKALLVESSPEKLNEDIQKIIDKEAVKNLIYPDSLSFDVSNLNIENKFKFDKPVDGFKSQIFDYDVSIIDARGGVSSHGVACIASSKSQPRLLSLTPKVCIALISKDSIVKSLCDMLNKIKNEDGKLPTNVVFISGPSRTSDIELQLVLGVHGSQIFYAITY, encoded by the coding sequence ATGAGTAGCAAAGAGATTATACTAAACAAGATCAAATCTAGTGGATATAAAATGCCAAACATCGACGTAAGCGCTCCTAGCCAAAATCCATCAAGCCATATAATCAGCGCAGATGATGATATATACGCTGAATTCACGCAAAGAATAGTAGCAAACAAAGCCTTACTCGTGGAGAGTTCGCCTGAAAAATTAAATGAGGATATCCAAAAAATCATCGATAAAGAGGCGGTAAAAAATTTGATTTATCCAGATTCCCTTAGTTTTGATGTTTCAAATTTAAATATAGAAAATAAATTTAAATTTGATAAACCAGTAGATGGATTTAAGTCTCAGATATTTGATTATGATGTGAGCATTATAGATGCAAGAGGAGGCGTAAGTTCGCATGGAGTGGCTTGTATAGCATCTTCAAAGTCTCAACCCAGACTTCTAAGCTTGACTCCAAAAGTCTGCATAGCTCTTATCAGCAAAGATAGCATAGTAAAATCGCTTTGCGATATGCTAAATAAGATAAAAAATGAAGATGGAAAGCTGCCTACAAATGTAGTTTTCATATCAGGACCTAGTAGAACAAGCGATATAGAACTTCAGCTAGTTCTTGGAGTTCATGGATCGCAGATATTTTACGCTATTACATATTAA
- a CDS encoding hypothetical protein (Pfam match to PF00877.15 NLPC_P60), with amino-acid sequence MTLKTAIAGVSVALILAGCSFKTTPPTSQSAGKFDQYEFNNVYNVNLSKYMNKKLGKDCSGFVSLVNEDSNSIYFNSSELDNFYDKEGRKSQAIFNLYQSQNKIYFIDPKPGDLVFFSNTTHNTKTSKQKKITHLGIIQDINSNGTISFVHNTSGKNIKSVMNLKYKNSHIINGKKVNAYIITKCQSQSCLVSNKFAGFGKVEKTLKIN; translated from the coding sequence ATGACTTTAAAGACCGCGATAGCAGGAGTTAGCGTCGCTTTGATACTTGCTGGTTGTTCTTTTAAAACTACGCCACCAACAAGCCAAAGTGCAGGTAAATTCGATCAATATGAGTTCAATAACGTATATAACGTAAATTTAAGTAAATATATGAACAAAAAATTAGGCAAAGACTGTTCTGGATTTGTTAGCTTAGTAAATGAAGATAGCAATAGTATATATTTTAATTCTAGTGAGCTTGATAATTTTTATGATAAAGAAGGAAGAAAGTCACAAGCTATTTTTAATCTCTATCAATCGCAAAATAAAATATATTTTATCGATCCTAAACCAGGAGATCTAGTATTTTTTAGCAACACCACTCACAACACAAAAACAAGCAAACAGAAAAAAATCACACATTTAGGTATTATCCAAGATATAAATTCCAATGGAACCATAAGTTTTGTTCATAATACAAGCGGAAAAAATATAAAAAGTGTTATGAATTTAAAATACAAAAATTCACATATAATAAATGGTAAAAAAGTAAATGCATATATTATTACAAAATGCCAATCGCAATCTTGTTTAGTATCTAATAAATTTGCTGGTTTTGGCAAAGTAGAAAAAACACTGAAAATAAACTAA
- the murA gene encoding UDP-N-acetylglucosamine enolpyruvoyl transferase (Pfam match to PF00275.16 EPSP_synthase), translating to MDYLEIKGGKKLFGSVYISGAKNAALPLIAMSILAKNDVVIRNIPQVADIKTLVKLLQNLGAVSKFENLDLVINTTTINSTKATYDIVRKMRASILVLGPLLARFGHCEVSLPGGCAIGARPIDLHLNALEKMGANIEIKDGYVIARAKDGLKGANIIFDKITVTGTENIVMAAALAKGTTKILNAAKEPEVVQVCQILNDSGIKIEGIGTNELTIYGSGGELLNLNEICVIPDRIEAGTYLCAAAIAGGEITLRQVEPNHLVSVLGKLSDMGVNFELGDKSIKVISDAKLSPVQIITTEFPGFPTDMQAQFMALACVANGVSTIDERLFENRFMHASELNRMGADIKLNGHIATVSGVSLNGADVMATDLRASSALVLAALVANGTTRVHRIYHLDRGYENLEIKLQNLGADIKRLSE from the coding sequence ATGGATTATTTAGAGATAAAAGGCGGAAAAAAGCTATTTGGCAGCGTTTATATAAGTGGAGCAAAAAACGCAGCACTTCCGCTTATTGCTATGAGTATTTTGGCAAAAAACGATGTTGTGATAAGAAATATTCCACAAGTTGCAGATATAAAAACGCTTGTAAAACTTTTGCAAAACTTAGGCGCAGTTTCTAAATTTGAAAACCTTGATTTAGTTATAAATACAACCACCATTAATTCCACAAAAGCTACATATGATATCGTACGTAAAATGCGAGCTTCTATACTTGTGTTAGGTCCTTTGTTAGCAAGATTTGGTCATTGTGAAGTTTCACTTCCTGGAGGCTGTGCGATTGGCGCTAGACCTATAGATCTTCATTTAAATGCACTTGAAAAAATGGGTGCAAATATAGAAATAAAAGACGGTTATGTTATAGCCAGAGCAAAAGACGGCTTAAAAGGCGCAAATATAATATTTGATAAAATAACAGTTACAGGAACCGAAAATATAGTTATGGCAGCAGCTCTTGCAAAAGGAACGACTAAAATTTTAAATGCAGCAAAAGAGCCTGAAGTTGTGCAAGTATGTCAAATTTTAAATGATAGTGGTATAAAAATAGAAGGAATCGGCACAAATGAACTTACTATTTACGGTAGTGGCGGTGAGTTATTAAATTTAAATGAAATATGCGTTATACCAGATAGAATCGAAGCTGGAACATATCTTTGCGCTGCTGCTATAGCAGGAGGAGAGATAACATTAAGACAAGTAGAGCCAAATCATTTGGTTTCTGTTTTAGGAAAATTAAGCGATATGGGTGTAAATTTTGAACTTGGAGATAAAAGTATAAAAGTTATATCAGACGCAAAATTAAGCCCCGTACAAATTATCACAACCGAATTTCCAGGATTTCCTACTGATATGCAAGCTCAATTTATGGCTTTAGCTTGTGTAGCAAACGGTGTAAGCACGATCGATGAAAGGTTATTTGAAAATCGTTTTATGCACGCAAGCGAATTAAATCGTATGGGCGCAGATATAAAATTAAACGGGCATATAGCTACTGTTAGCGGCGTTAGTTTAAATGGAGCTGACGTAATGGCTACTGACTTAAGAGCGAGTTCGGCTCTTGTTTTAGCCGCTCTTGTGGCAAACGGAACTACTAGAGTTCATAGAATTTATCACTTAGACCGCGGTTATGAAAACTTAGAAATCAAACTTCAAAATCTTGGAGCAGATATAAAAAGACTTAGCGAATAA
- the moeA1 gene encoding molybdopterin molybdenumtransferase (Pfam matches to PF03453.13 MoeA_N, and to PF00994.20 MoCF_biosynth) gives MDVKSVFETISNLKPVENYEFISLDTAFGRVLASDVIAIKPLPAFDNSALDGYAFNYNDRKNPLLVKGTIFAGDKKEYHIKKNECYKIMTGAIFPTGSDTVMMIEDESFDENGYLIITDNIKKDNARKMTGEEVKIGDILLRKNELLTPANIMLLAAQGISYVKVFSNLKIAIFSSGDEINEPWQNSDERSIYNANAFGVLAMLKQNGFNAEYKGILKDEKNILKEQIKNAKNYDVLITSGGASKGEADFMQSVLLELGFKEIFSSIDVRPAKPTKLYQNDLQTVFILPGNPMACFMGCFLSVIPAIKKLCGFNEFLHKTYKAKFKGNLKLKPTRANIVIGRYENGEFMATNENKFSPAMIMPISISNAIYISSIAKGEISDQEIVEIYKLS, from the coding sequence ATGGATGTTAAAAGCGTATTTGAAACAATTTCAAATTTAAAACCGGTGGAAAATTATGAGTTTATCAGTTTAGATACTGCTTTTGGAAGAGTTCTAGCCAGCGACGTTATCGCCATTAAGCCTTTACCTGCTTTTGATAATTCGGCTCTTGATGGATATGCTTTTAACTATAATGATAGAAAAAATCCTCTTTTGGTAAAAGGAACTATATTTGCCGGTGATAAAAAAGAATACCACATAAAAAAGAATGAATGCTATAAGATAATGACTGGAGCTATCTTTCCAACAGGTTCAGATACCGTAATGATGATAGAAGATGAGAGTTTTGATGAAAATGGATATCTCATTATAACAGACAACATAAAAAAAGATAATGCTAGAAAAATGACCGGAGAAGAAGTTAAAATAGGCGATATTTTGCTACGCAAAAACGAACTACTAACTCCTGCTAACATTATGCTTTTAGCAGCTCAAGGTATCAGTTATGTAAAAGTTTTTTCAAATTTAAAAATAGCCATTTTTAGTAGCGGAGATGAGATAAACGAACCATGGCAAAACTCTGATGAAAGATCTATTTATAATGCAAATGCGTTTGGAGTACTTGCTATGTTAAAACAAAATGGATTTAATGCAGAGTACAAAGGTATATTAAAAGATGAGAAAAATATCTTAAAAGAGCAGATAAAAAATGCAAAAAATTACGATGTTTTGATTACTAGTGGAGGTGCTAGTAAAGGAGAGGCGGATTTTATGCAAAGCGTACTTTTAGAACTAGGATTTAAAGAGATATTTTCAAGTATTGATGTGCGTCCAGCTAAACCTACAAAACTATACCAAAATGACTTACAAACCGTATTTATTTTACCCGGAAATCCGATGGCGTGTTTTATGGGATGCTTTTTATCTGTCATTCCTGCTATAAAAAAACTTTGCGGATTTAATGAATTTTTACATAAAACATACAAGGCTAAATTTAAAGGAAATTTAAAACTCAAACCTACTCGTGCAAATATTGTAATTGGTCGTTATGAAAATGGTGAGTTTATGGCGACGAATGAAAATAAATTTAGTCCCGCGATGATAATGCCTATATCTATCTCTAATGCGATATATATTTCAAGTATCGCAAAAGGTGAAATTTCTGATCAAGAAATAGTTGAAATATATAAATTATCTTGA